In the genome of Sphaeramia orbicularis chromosome 13, fSphaOr1.1, whole genome shotgun sequence, one region contains:
- the LOC115431602 gene encoding SPARC-related modular calcium-binding protein 1-like isoform X2 yields the protein MLALTLTWSALLVLVVADRVQTQTQAQAQAQADRVQRDRTAPFLLTENMWPHGCVLDCQRGRHRAVCGTNGRLYKSMCAFQRAQCINSQLRLAPRSHCSGPRRSKCQLARAQALEATTYSSSGGSHLNPAAAIFVPECSSDGHFLSVQCYNQTGYCWCSTPDGKPISGTSVLQLTPNCTEHINGMVQTSEDLSPTKDEDGEPGPTVDSRKPSDLTAPPFWVTILRNSDPKVNRSVRRPTDSPQTCERERAMLLSQMRSVWQEERFIPECTADGRYGAVQCHVATGYCWCVRADSGRPLPGTSVRNRIPDCTGAETAWTDRRFREKPLPGCPGAQKKQFLQSLVRALELEAEHAGSLSIHHASPSPPSSPPPSSSPSRLDLLPSPPPPLTLTPEVVDSSRPEGVLRWHFIHLDQDSDGLLSEREARPLRQFLRRRLKPRRCAKKFSQYCDRDGDRSLTLEELRVCLGL from the exons CCTTTTCTCCTCACTGAGAACATGTGGCCTCATGGTTGTGTCCTGGACTGCCAGAGGGGGCGCCACCGAGCCGTGTGTGGCACCAATGGAAGGTTGTATAAGTCCATGTGTGCGTTCCAGCGGGCGCAGTGCATCAACTCCCAGCTCCGCCTCGCCCCCCGGAGCCACTGTTCAG GTCCCAGGCGGTCTAAATGCCAGCTGGCCCGTGCTCAGGCCCTGGAAGCCACCACCTACAGCAGCAGCGGCGGCAGCCATCTTAACCCTGCAGCCGCCATCTTTGTCCCAGAATGCAGCTCAGATGGTCACTTCCTGTCAGTGCAGTGTTATAACCAGACCGGCTACTGCTGGTGTTCTACGCCTGATGGAAAACCGATCAGTGGAACCTCAGTCCTCCAGCTGACCCCCAACTGCACCG AACACATCAACGGGATGGTTCAGACCAGTGAAGATTTGTCTCCAACCAAAG ATGAAGATGGAGAACCCGGACCCACAGTGGATTCCAGAAAACCTTCAG ATCTGACGGCTCCTCCGTTCTGGGTGACCATCCTGAGGAACTCGGACCCTAAAGTGAACCGCTCCGTACGGCGGCCCACGG ACAGTCCACAGACCTGTGAACGTGAGCGGGCGATGCTTCTCTCTCAGATGCGTTCAGTCTGGCAGGAGGAGCGTTTTATCCCAGAATGCACTGCAGACGGTCGCTACGGTGCGGTGCAGTGTCACGTTGCTACGGGTTACTGCTGGTGTGTGAGGGCGGACAGCGGCCGGCCTCTACCGGGAACCTCGGTCCG GAATCGTATCCCAGACTGCACTGGGGCTGAGACAGCGTGGACAGATCGGAGATTCAGAGAGAAACCTCTACCTG GATGTCCAGGAGCTCAGAAGAAGCAGTTCCTGCAGAGTCTGGTCCGAGCTCTGGAACTGGAAGCAGAGCATGCTGGGAGTCTGAGTATCCACCA CGCTTCACCCTCACCTCCATCCAgccctcctccatcctcctccccGTCTCGTCTGGACCtcctcccttctcctcctcctccactgacTTTAACTCCCGAGGTCGTGGACTCGTCCAGGCCGGAGGGGGTTCTACGCTGGCACTTCATTCATCTGGACCAGGACTCTGACGGGCTCCTGAGTGAACGCGAAGCCCGGCCCCTTCGCCAGTTCCTCAGGAGGAGGCTGAAGCCCAGGAGGTGCGCCAAGAAGTTCTCCCAGTACTGTGATCGAGACGGAGACCGAAGTCTGACcctggaggagctgagggtctGCCTGGGCCTCTGA